The genomic window ATCAAGTTCGAATTCGACACAGTTGACAAGCTGGACGTTGCTCACAAGTAATTTAAAGCATCATGTGGCACGCTCTGGCGGCGTGTGTATACATACGACGCCAGAGCGCACCAACTAACGCTTTAAACACTTGAATTAACGAAACCGAATTTGACTAAATAGATTTTGAGGAATTTAAAATGTCTGAAATGCAAGATTACAAGTCAAGCTTGACTGATACTTCAAGCCGTAAGTTTGAGACTTTCTCTTACTTGCCAGAAATGAGCGATGAGCAGATCCGTAAGCAGATCCAGTACATCGTTGATAAAGGATGGAATCCTGGTATCGAGCACACTGAGCCAGAAAATGCATTCGATAACTACTGGTACATGTGGAAACTGCCTATGTTCGGTGAAACTGACGTAGACAAAGTTCTGGCCGAATGCGCTGCTTGCAAGAAAGCACATCCAAAGAACCACGTTCGTTTGATGGGCTTCGACAACTTCGCACAGTCTGCCGGTGCTTCCATGGTAATTTTCCGCGGTAAAGCTGTTTAATCAGCCGCCAGGGTAAAGACCTACAAA from Gammaproteobacteria bacterium includes these protein-coding regions:
- a CDS encoding ribulose bisphosphate carboxylase small subunit: MSEMQDYKSSLTDTSSRKFETFSYLPEMSDEQIRKQIQYIVDKGWNPGIEHTEPENAFDNYWYMWKLPMFGETDVDKVLAECAACKKAHPKNHVRLMGFDNFAQSAGASMVIFRGKAV